The Pelagovum sp. HNIBRBA483 sequence TACCCCGGCAATGTGCTCAACACCTATCACTGGCGCGCCGTGGATGCCGACCATGTGATCGTCTGGCGCGGCTGGTACACCGAAGAGGGCTGGGACAGCGAAACCATCCGCCGCCTCGCCGTGCAGGACCGCGCCACCACAGTCGAGGAAGACATCCACCTCGTTGAATCCGTCCAGCGCGGCCTCAAATCACGCGGCTATGTCCCGGGGCCACTGGTGGTTGATCCCCGCTGCGGCGTGAACTCCGAACACTCCGTTATGACCTTGCAAAAATGGATGCGCGAAGGTGTCTCCCCGCTCTAGCGGCGCAGGGATTATCCGGCCAGAACGCTCACAAAAAACACCAGACGGTTGCCCTCGGCAAAAACGTCGACAATGTACATGTTTTGATACCGCGCATCGAGCATGAGCCGCTCAAGATTTGGGACAGTGCCGTCGCACCATGTTCTTAAGTCCGCATTGGAGATCATCGACCGGCGGTTCAGGTCTGTAAAATATCCGTCCCATTCATCAAGGGGACCGGCCGCATTGAACCGATGCATATTCGCGCGATCTTGCTGGATCAGTCCAAGAGCATTGCCAAGCGCCGCGCCACGCGAATTCACGCGGTCCTGTGGATCGACGGCAAAGACATAGGTAAAGAGATGCCCCTTCGCACCTACCGGAACGCCTTCCCAATTCTTACAGGCCGGAGCCGCACTCGCCACAGTCGCGGCTATCGATAGAAAAATCGAGATTACAGCAAGTCGCAACATGGCTGATCCCTTCTCCGTGTTCAGGTTCTCTTCGCGGCGTTATGCATAACGCCCACTGTGCTAGGGATGATAATTTACCGAGCCATCTCTGCCAGATTTCCTATACTGATGCGCTGATTTTTGTTTTGCTCCCTGTTGTATCATTACGGCGTGATCGCCGTGAAAATTAGGCCCAGGCACTTGCGCTTCGCCATTCAATTGGGGGTGTCCTTGATGAAGATTTTCTTGTCCCTACTCTTCATGTTTTTAGCCACCGTTACGCGCGCAGAAACGTTCATTACCTCGGATCTCGACGGCGATGGTCACGCGGAAAGTTTTGAACTCATAGGGGCTGACATCGATGCGCTCGATGATGGTGCTGATCTCCTGATCCGCTCTGGCGCGACCACCATACGCGCGCGCGACATTGCTTGGGTCGGTGGGCTTTACGGCCAGCTTCCTATGCTCGTACGCGCGCCGAATGGATCCATCCTGCTGACGTCGATGAACGCGTCCGTTGGGCGTGATCGTTGGGAACTTACCCTCACCATAGCCTATCGCTCGGGTGTGCATATCGCATAGCTGGCTACACCTACCATTGGCGCGATACCTTGAACCCTGATGCGTTTGGCTCCTGCAATCTCAATTTGTTAACGGGGCGCGGCACTCTCACGACGCCAAATCAGAAGAACAAACCCGTTCGCACAGTGCTGTCAGCGCCTCGGGTCGAGGAGTGGTCCGCCTATGCGCCTCTACCCGCCGCTTGTGATCCTGACCTGTCGTAGCGCCATTTTTCTGCTTTGAAGTCGCCGCGCAAGGAAAGCATCGCCAAAGCTGAAGAGGGTGATGGTAACGCAGCGCCCGATGCGCGGTCCGCCGATCAGTTTCGCGGGGCGTCGATGCGCACCATCGCTTCATTTCTGCGCATGAACGGGAGTGTGAAAGGCCCATTATAGGTTGCCCTTATGACCTCTCCTCTTACGGAATGGCCATCTGCGTTCAATGCGTTTAGCAATTCGGTCCGAGCGCGTGCAAAGTTGCTCTCGGTAGCGCTGCCGCGATAGCTCCGCACAGCATAATAGCCGCCCTCCACGGAAATAATTTCGACCCGTGGATTCGTCGGCTGCGGCGCCGTTTCCGACGTGAATTCCTTTGGTAGGAAAAACTGCATGAACCCTGTATTTTCGGCAGTCGACTGCAAGACAGGTACCGTCATGGCAAACTTTTCGGATTGCGCGACAGGGACCGTCATACTGACCTTTTCGGAACTGGTGTTGGCACCAGAGATATATTGGGAGAGTAACCGGAAAGAGCCGTTCTGACTCCCTTTAGACCTTACTTGCGCAGCGAGGCGGTCTTCGTAGAGTCGGATCTCATAACCCTCCGCTTTGCTCACAACGTCAAAAGGGCACTAGCGCTAAGCCAGCGCCCTTGAGATTCATGTTAGTCTGTCAGTGGGTATCCTTTTCACTGTCTTTCGTCGCGAGATACCAAATGATAAGACCGAAGAGAATCTTATTCACGAAATCCGCTAAGTTGTAGACCGCATTCAGCGCGCCTTCATCGACCCCGCCCATGAAGTATCCAAGGACATATCCAATTGGATAAATGGCCCAACCTACCAATACAATCCAACGCATCGCATTAAATGCAGATTTGACAGATGTCTCGGCGGATGCCGCTGCGCGACCAGCTTCTCCTCCGTAGATTTCCCAGATTATGATCGCCCAACCGACCATACCGATCCAGAAACCCAAGCCTGCCGACATAATGCCCGCCTCGCCAAGGTAACCAAATATCAGCATCACCAAGGTGCCGACAAGGAGCCTCAAGAAGGAGCCGAAGCCGACACTTGCGCCTACAGCCCGTAAGATGATGTAGAATTCGATCATCAATAGCGGCACCGTGATCAGCCAGTCTATGTAGCGATAAACGATTGGGGTAGTTTGCTCGACGACCCAGTAGTCTCTCATGTAGTCATAATGAACTCCGGCGATCAGCGTCACCAAGCCTGCAACAAGCAGTGACAACCTCCAATGAGATTTTACCCGAAGTCCTTCGTAGAGAAAAAAGACAGTCGATGCGATCATTGCGACCGACACCAGCCAGAATGTGACCCCTACGAGATCACTGCTTTGTAAGAACATTTTTTCCATTTGCCCCTCCCTTGTTGAGCTACTTCAACAGTAGCGCGATTATTGGGAGCGACATATTGACACGCGCATACAAATTAGTCCCAAAAGGATACCTCTAGAGTGTGCGCTGCGGAAAAAAAACTGGCTAATTTATGAAAATACACCCTAGAGGCGAAAAAGAAACCCCAAGGAAAAAGTCGAACGTCAGCTTCTATAGCGATCCAAGACTGTGGATCGGTTGGGTTTTTGCGATTTCGTGGTCAATGCTGATAGTCCAACCACTTATAATGCTTTCAGCATCCCTGAACTTCTCCGGCACCTGACAATTACTCACTGACTGGACGGCGACTGAAATTCAGACGTGTGGGCTGTGATGGCGCAGCTCTGTTCATGGTTGAGGGGTACGGTCGGTTTGAACCGATGAGTTAAGATGCGAACCTCAACCAGAACATGACGCGAAAGTAATTCTGTTCCGCGACATGACGTACCGCTTCTCCACGTAATGGGAAATCGGGGGCACACTGCTGCGAGTCTCGTGGCTTCTCTGGGTGTCAATGCCACTTGGGAGTGCCGTCGGCGAAGTTTAGGTTTCTAACGTGATGTTCCCAAGGAAACCTACAGGGAAAACCTACGGGGAAAAGCCCCCTCAAGAGCTCTCAAAAGTCTTCAAAATAAGGATATTTGTACAAGTGGCAGCCCGTAGGGGAATCGAACCCCTCTTTCCAGGTTGAAAACCTGGCGTCCTAACCGATAGACGAACGGGCCACTTGGTGAGGCGGCTTTTAGGCAAAGCAGGGGGAGGGCGCAAGAGGGATTTTTCGAAAAAACATCTCCGGCAACGAAAAAAATCACCCCCGTGAAATTGCCTCTGCCGCATCTTCCAAACGCAGTTGAACCGACTGCCTCCCTTGCCAGACATTGATGTCCAAACGTCCCGCCAGATGGAACCGCGCGCCGCCGTGATTGAGCAGCCTTGGCCCCAGTGGGCCATCCATCGCGCCAAAGCAGATCGCGTCCAGCCGCGCGCCCATCCCGTCGCCAAAGCTGATCTTGAGGTGGTTTGCCCCAACCTGTTTGGCAAAGCTGATCTGCACATCGGGGAAGGCAAAGCGCGGGGCAGGGGCGCCCGCGCCAAATGGGCCTGCCTCCTCCAGTTGCGTCACCAGATCGACCTGCGCCGCACCTGGCATCAACAGCCCGTCGAGCCGCAAATCTGCTGGCCCCATCTGCCCCGCGCCTTGCCGCTCCAGCAGTTCTCCGAGCCGCGCCATCGCCGCTTCGATCTTGTCGGGTGCCACCGTTAGCCCCGCCGCCATCTTGTGGCCGCCGCCTTTGATCAGCAAGCCTTCACGCGCCACCTGATGGATCGCCGCCCCCAGATCAACGCCAGAGATCGAGCGCCCCGATCCCTTGCCCTCGCCATCCGCAAGGCCGATCACGACCGCTGGCCGGTTCGTCGCTTCCTTCAGGCGGGCGGCAACGATCCCAACAACGCCCGCATGCCATCCATCTCCGGCGGCCCAGACAAGCGGCCCCTCCAGCCCCCGCGCCTCTGCCTGTTCAAGCGCACTGTCACGGACCATCGTTTCGATCTCGCGCCGCTCTGTGTTCAGAGCATCAAGCCGCTCAGCCAGAGCCGCCGCTTCATGCGGGTCGGTGGTGGAAAGCAGCCAGGCGCCGAGATCCGATTTGCCAATCCGCCCACCGGCATTCACCCGTGGCCCCAAGAGAAAGCCCAGATGATATGCGTTCGGCGTTGCATCCATTCGCGCCACATCCGCCAGCGCCACCAAGCCGGGGCGTTGCCGTCGCGCCAAGACCTTCAGCCCTTGCCGGACAAAAGCGCGGTTCAACCCCGTCAGCGGTGCCACATCCGCAACCGTCGCCAATGCCACGAGGTCAAGAAGCGCCATCAGGTCAGGCCCGCTCTTGCCCGCTTCTCGCAGGCGGCGGTTCACCTCGACCAGCAACAGGAACACCACGCCCGCCGCGCAAAGATGCGCCAAGTCACCGCTTTCGTCCTGCCGGTTCGGGTTCACCACCGCGCACGCATCGGGCAGTGTCTCACCGCCCAAATGGTGATCGAGGATCACCACATCGGCACCCTCGGCGGCCGCAATCGCTTCATGGCTCAGCGTGCCGCAATCCACGCAAATGATCAGGTCATGCGCGCTGGCAAGGCTCTGCATTGCAGGCACGTTCGGTCCGTAGCCTTCGTCGATCCGGTCGGGGATATAGAGCGTCGCCTGCTGGCCCATATCGCGCAGCCAGCTGATCAGCAGCGCAGAGGATGCGCCCCCATCCACGTCATAATCGCCGAAAATCGCAATCCTTTGCCGCCCTTCCAGCGCCGCGATGAAGCGCGCGGCCGCTTTCTCCATATCCCGCAGGCTGCGGGGGTCAGGCATCAGCTCACGCAGCTTCGGGTCAAGAAATGCCGCCGAGTCAGTAGGGGTCACCCCGCGCCGCACCAATGTCCGGCAGACAGGCGCGAGCAGGCCCGTCAACTGTTCCATCGCCTCGGTGTGGCGCTCTTCCTCGACGGATGGTCCGATCCAGCGTCGGCCCGTCAGCGATTGCGTCACCCCGAGGAAAGCAGTCATCAGCGGCCGGTCGGGTGGCGGTAGCTCATGCGGCGCACCGATCCGGTCTTCGACCGCATCAGGATCGTCTCGGCGGTCAATGCGCCCGGTTCGCGCTTGATGCCTGGCAGGAGCGAGCCGTCGGTCACGCCCGTGGCGGCAAAGATGACGTCGCCGGAAACCATATCATCGCGGGTATAAACGCGGTCGAGGTTGGTCACGCCTGCGTTGGCAGCGCGGCCGCGCTCGTCATCATTGCGGAATAGCAGCTTACCAAAAATCTGCCCGCCCATGCATTTCAGCGCCGCGGCGGCCAGCACACCTTCTGGTGCGCCGCCAGAGCCCATATACATGTCGATGCCGGTTTTGTCCGGCTCGGCGCAATGCATCACGCCTGCAACGTCCCCGTCAGTGATCAGCCGGATCGCCGCGCCGGTGGAACGCAGCTCCGCGATCAGATCTTCATGGCGCGGGCGTTCCAGCACGCAAACGGTGATGTCCTCGGTCGAACATCCTTTCGCCGCCGCCAGCGCCGAAACGCGCTCCGACGGGCTCATCGTTAAAGTGACGACACCCGGTTTGAAGCCGGGGCCGATGGCGAGCTTGTCCATATACACATCCGGTGCATGCAGCATCGAGCCACGCGGCCCCATCGCGATAACGGCAAGCGCGTTGGGCATGTCCTTGGCGGTCAGGGTCGTGCCTTCCAGCGGGTCAAGCGCGATGTCCACCGCAGGGCCGGAGCCAGTGCCCACTTCCTCACCGATATAGAGCATCGGCGCTTCGTCGCGTTCGCCTTCACCGATCACCACCACACCGGCAATATCGAGGCTGTTGAGCTGGGTGCGCATCGCGTCCACCGCTGCCTGATCCGCTGCTTTTTCGTCACCCCGTCCGATCAACCGCGCCGATGCAAGCGCCGCCGCCTCCGAAACACGGGCGAGGCCCAGCGATAGCATTCTGTCATGAAATTCGGCGGCTTTGGACATGGGTATTCCTCTCTGATGTCTACGTCCCGCCTAGCCCGTGGGTCGAGAGGGCGCAAGTTTGTGAACGCTAACAGGCAGTAATCAAACCGCTTCGATGCGGATCGCCACAGGTTCACCCTCAACAACGCCCGTGCTGCGGAAGCCTTCCAGCGCCTCTTCCAGCGCCATGCGGGTCGTCTTGTGGGTCACGATCAGCACAGGTGCTGCCGTGTCCTGATGCCCGTATTGCCGCATCCGGTCGATAGAGACACCGGCCTCGCCCAACACCCGCGCGACTTTCGCCAGCGCACCGGGTTTGTCCTGCAATTGCAGGCGCAGGTAGTAGGGCGCTGGCACAGCGGCCCGCGCGGCGCGTGCCTTGCGCAGGGTCACGGCCGGTTGGCCAAAGACCGGCATGCGGAAGCCCCGCGCCAGATCAAGAATATCACCCATCACCGCGCTCGCGGTCGGGCCTTCACCCGCGCCAGCCCCGCGCAATACGATCTGGCCCACGCTGTCGCCTTCCAACACCACCATATTGGTGCCACCGTCGAGCTGGCCCAAAGGTGAGCTGTCCGGCACAAGGCAGGGCGACATGCGCTGTTCCAGCCCGCGGCCGGTCATTTGGGCCACGCCGAGCAGCTTGATCTTATAGCCCATATCGGCCGCCTGCCGGATGTCCTCGATGGTGATCGAGCCAATGCCTTCCAGCTCGACCGCATCAAAATCCACCTGCGTTCCAAAAGCGATGGAGGCAAGGATCGCCAGCTTATGGCCCGCATCAATGCCGCCGACGTCGAGGTTCGGATCGGCTTCCAGATAGCCCAGCTTGTCGGCCTCGTCGAAAACCGCCTCATAGGGCAGGCCCGCGCTTTCCATCCGTGTGAGGATATAGTTGCAGGTGCCGTTCATCACGCCCATCACGCGGGTAATCTCGTTTCCGGCCAGCCCTTCGTTCAGCGATTTGATCACCGGAATGCCGCCCGCCACCGCGGCTTCAAAGCGGATCACCCGGCCCGCCGCTTCGGCGTGCTCGGCCAAAGCCTGCCCGTTCACCGCCAGCATCGCCTTGTTCGCGGTGACAACATCCTTGCCCGCCGCCAGCGCGGCTTCGGTCGCGGCCTTCGCAGGCCCGTCCGAGCCGCCCATCAATTCAACAAAAATATCCACGTCGTCCCGCGTTGCGAGAACCACCGGATCGTCTTCCCAAGCGTAGCCGTCCAGCGACACACCGCGATCCTTGTCGCGCGAGCGGGCCGATACTGCCGAAATCTCGATTGTGCGGCCAGTACGCGCGGTCAGCAGCTCTCCATGTTGGCGAATGATCTTGATCAGACCGACACCGACCGTTCCGAGACCGGCGATTCCGAGGCGCAATGGGGCAGACATATGAGATTCCGTGGCTTGAAATGTTACCGCGCTGTTATCGCGATCCGCCCGTCTCTGCAACGCGCGATCTGGCCTTTTCAGGGCTGCCGTGCCCGCAATGCGTCGGCCCGCGCGCGCAAATCAGCACCTTCGGCGCTCGTGGCATTAGCAATAGCCGCGCCATCGGCGCTCATCCCGTCCGCACCCGCGAGGATATAGTCGATCGAGGTCAATTCCGTACCCGATACAGCGCCGCTCGGGGTCATGTCATCGGGCAGGGCGAGCGTTTTGGGCCAATCAGCGCAGCCTGCAAGCCCTGCAAGCACCAGCACCAGAATCGCATACCTTCTCATGAAAAAGCCCCGCCCGTTTGCACGGGCAGAGCCTATCTCGAAGCCCCTCGGCTGCACAAGCGGCGTCAGTGCGCCGGCTTGATAAAGGTGCCGTTGCGCAACTCGCGCATCGCTTGGCGCAGTTCCTCTTGCGTGTTCATCACGATCGGGCCGTGCCACGCGACCGGCTCCTCGATCGGCGCACCGGAAATTAGCAAAAAGCGAATGCCTTCCTCACCTGCCTGCACCGTGACCTCTTCGCCCGTGCCAAACCGGATCAGCGTCCGGTTGCCCGACAGGTCGCGGATGTTCACCTCCTCGCCCATCACTTCCTTTTCAAGCAGAACGCCCTGCGGCGCGGAGGCGTCGCTGAACCGTCCTGCCCCCTTAAAGACATAGGCAAAGGCACGGCGGTAAGTGTCGATCTTGAAGGTCTTGCGCACATTCGGCGGCACATAAATGTCGAGGTATTGCGGATCAGCGGCAATCCCGTCTACCGGCCCACGCTTACCCCAGAACTCGCCAACGATCACCTTCACACGGGTGCCGTCATCATCGATGATTTCGGGGATATCCTTGCCCTGCACATCCTGATAGCGCGGCGCAGTCATTTTCATGCTGCCGGGAAGGTTCGCCCAAAGCTGGAAGCCATGCATCTGGCCGGCGATATTTCCTTTCGGCATTTCCTGATGCAGGATGCCCGATCCGGCGGTCATCCACTGCACGTCCCCCGCGCCGAGCGTCCCCTCGTTGCCAAGGCTGTCGCCATGTTCGACCGTGCCTTGCAGGACATAGGTAATCGTCTCGATCCCGCGGTGCGGATGCCACGGAAATCCGCGCATGAAGTCCTCGGGCCGGTCATTGCGGAAATCGTCAAACAGCAGGAACGGGTCCAGTTCCGATGGATCCTGAAATCCGAAAGCACGGTGCAGTTTCACACCCGCACCTTCCATCGTGGGCATGGCCTTTCTGGCCTCAAGAGTCGGGCGAATCGACATAACAATCTCCATTGCGTTGCTGCCTTAAATATGGAGCGCGCCCCCGCGATTGCAATTTCTCCTACTGCGGTTTTGCGCAGAGTGTCCGTGCATTTGCGCGCAGCTGTCTTTCCCTCCGGTGCTTGTCAGGCTACATCGCTGTCACCCCAGTAGGAGAGCGCCCGTGTCCGATGACCTCTATACCGCCGACGAAAACGGCTTTTATGCCCGCCTCCATGCCGCGCCGATCCGCCGCCATGTAGCCTACGGGATGATCCTGCTGTTTGGAGCGGCGGTGCTCTATGTCCTCTTCCAATCCCCGCCCTCTGGCCCGTGGGTCGTTGTGATGCTCGCCATTGCCGCCGCCGCGTTCTGGGCCGCGATCCGCTTGCGCAGCGCGACGCTTCTTTGGATCGACCTCACCGAAGAAGGCCTCAGCGACAGCGCCGGAAATCAGATCGCAAGCTTCGAGGATATTGTCTCCGTCCATCGCGGTGTGTTCGCGTTCAAGCCATCAAACGGGTTCCTGCTGAAGCTGCGCCACTCCCAGCCTCTTGGGTGGCAGCCCGGCATGTGGTGGCGCTTCGGGCGCCGTGTTGGCATCGGCGGCGTGGTGCCTGCGATCAATGCCCGCTACATGGCCGAAACCATAGAGCACCGGCTCGCCGCGCGCCGCTAGGAGCCGAGGCCCACAGGCGATCGTCCGGTCTGCCTGTCATCGACAGTCTAAAATTCTGCAAGAATTTGCCGATAGGGACTATGTCCTTAATTCGGATTTTTTTGCGTTTTTATAAAGATTTTGCATGAATTCTGGCGTTAGGGTGGAAATCAGGGTGGAGGAGCCCGTTACAAGAGCCGCGCGCTGCGCGGGATAGAGGAGGCGAAAATGGCCGCAGCCGAAACACCGATTAAAGAACCCTCATTTCGTGAATCCGTTGATATCATGTTCAACCGTGCGGTGCGGTTGATGGATCTCTCCCCGGGGTTGGAGGAAAAAATCCGCGTCTGCAACGCAACCTATACCGTCCGTTTCGGTGTGCGTCTGCGCGGTGGGATTCATACGTTCACCGGCTATCGTTCGGTGCATTCCGAGCATATGGAGCCGGTCAAGGGCGGCATCCGCTATGCCACTTCCGTCAATCAAGACGAGGTCGAGGCGCTCGCCGCGCT is a genomic window containing:
- a CDS encoding heme-binding protein; amino-acid sequence: MSKAEGYEIRLYEDRLAAQVRSKGSQNGSFRLLSQYISGANTSSEKVSMTVPVAQSEKFAMTVPVLQSTAENTGFMQFFLPKEFTSETAPQPTNPRVEIISVEGGYYAVRSYRGSATESNFARARTELLNALNADGHSVRGEVIRATYNGPFTLPFMRRNEAMVRIDAPRN
- a CDS encoding bacteriorhodopsin, translating into MEKMFLQSSDLVGVTFWLVSVAMIASTVFFLYEGLRVKSHWRLSLLVAGLVTLIAGVHYDYMRDYWVVEQTTPIVYRYIDWLITVPLLMIEFYIILRAVGASVGFGSFLRLLVGTLVMLIFGYLGEAGIMSAGLGFWIGMVGWAIIIWEIYGGEAGRAAASAETSVKSAFNAMRWIVLVGWAIYPIGYVLGYFMGGVDEGALNAVYNLADFVNKILFGLIIWYLATKDSEKDTH
- the recJ gene encoding single-stranded-DNA-specific exonuclease RecJ, giving the protein MTAFLGVTQSLTGRRWIGPSVEEERHTEAMEQLTGLLAPVCRTLVRRGVTPTDSAAFLDPKLRELMPDPRSLRDMEKAAARFIAALEGRQRIAIFGDYDVDGGASSALLISWLRDMGQQATLYIPDRIDEGYGPNVPAMQSLASAHDLIICVDCGTLSHEAIAAAEGADVVILDHHLGGETLPDACAVVNPNRQDESGDLAHLCAAGVVFLLLVEVNRRLREAGKSGPDLMALLDLVALATVADVAPLTGLNRAFVRQGLKVLARRQRPGLVALADVARMDATPNAYHLGFLLGPRVNAGGRIGKSDLGAWLLSTTDPHEAAALAERLDALNTERREIETMVRDSALEQAEARGLEGPLVWAAGDGWHAGVVGIVAARLKEATNRPAVVIGLADGEGKGSGRSISGVDLGAAIHQVAREGLLIKGGGHKMAAGLTVAPDKIEAAMARLGELLERQGAGQMGPADLRLDGLLMPGAAQVDLVTQLEEAGPFGAGAPAPRFAFPDVQISFAKQVGANHLKISFGDGMGARLDAICFGAMDGPLGPRLLNHGGARFHLAGRLDINVWQGRQSVQLRLEDAAEAISRG
- the glpX gene encoding class II fructose-bisphosphatase; protein product: MSKAAEFHDRMLSLGLARVSEAAALASARLIGRGDEKAADQAAVDAMRTQLNSLDIAGVVVIGEGERDEAPMLYIGEEVGTGSGPAVDIALDPLEGTTLTAKDMPNALAVIAMGPRGSMLHAPDVYMDKLAIGPGFKPGVVTLTMSPSERVSALAAAKGCSTEDITVCVLERPRHEDLIAELRSTGAAIRLITDGDVAGVMHCAEPDKTGIDMYMGSGGAPEGVLAAAALKCMGGQIFGKLLFRNDDERGRAANAGVTNLDRVYTRDDMVSGDVIFAATGVTDGSLLPGIKREPGALTAETILMRSKTGSVRRMSYRHPTGR
- a CDS encoding homoserine dehydrogenase translates to MSAPLRLGIAGLGTVGVGLIKIIRQHGELLTARTGRTIEISAVSARSRDKDRGVSLDGYAWEDDPVVLATRDDVDIFVELMGGSDGPAKAATEAALAAGKDVVTANKAMLAVNGQALAEHAEAAGRVIRFEAAVAGGIPVIKSLNEGLAGNEITRVMGVMNGTCNYILTRMESAGLPYEAVFDEADKLGYLEADPNLDVGGIDAGHKLAILASIAFGTQVDFDAVELEGIGSITIEDIRQAADMGYKIKLLGVAQMTGRGLEQRMSPCLVPDSSPLGQLDGGTNMVVLEGDSVGQIVLRGAGAGEGPTASAVMGDILDLARGFRMPVFGQPAVTLRKARAARAAVPAPYYLRLQLQDKPGALAKVARVLGEAGVSIDRMRQYGHQDTAAPVLIVTHKTTRMALEEALEGFRSTGVVEGEPVAIRIEAV
- a CDS encoding pirin family protein — its product is MSIRPTLEARKAMPTMEGAGVKLHRAFGFQDPSELDPFLLFDDFRNDRPEDFMRGFPWHPHRGIETITYVLQGTVEHGDSLGNEGTLGAGDVQWMTAGSGILHQEMPKGNIAGQMHGFQLWANLPGSMKMTAPRYQDVQGKDIPEIIDDDGTRVKVIVGEFWGKRGPVDGIAADPQYLDIYVPPNVRKTFKIDTYRRAFAYVFKGAGRFSDASAPQGVLLEKEVMGEEVNIRDLSGNRTLIRFGTGEEVTVQAGEEGIRFLLISGAPIEEPVAWHGPIVMNTQEELRQAMRELRNGTFIKPAH